The region CGTTCGGAACCGAGGGGTTCTGGCGCATCGCCCAGCTGCGATTCACCAACGTGCTCGTCATGATCCTCGTCGCCGTCTGCCAGGCCGTCGCCACCGTCAGCTTCCAGACGATCGCGACGAACCGCATCGTCACGCCGTCGATCCTCGGATTCGAGTCGCTGTACCGCGCTGTGCAGACCTCGTCGGTGTACCTGTTCGGCATCACCGGCCTGATCGCGATGCAGGGACTGCTGCAGTTCGGCATCCAGATCGCCATCATGGTCGCACTCGCGATGCTGCTCTACGGATGGCTTCTGACCGGACGGTACGCCAACCTGCAGATCATGCTGCTGATCGGCATCGTGATCGGCGGCGGTCTCGGGGCCATCGCGACGTTCATGCAGCGGCTGCTGACCCCGAGCGAGTTCGACGTGCTCGCGGCGCGTCTCTTCGGCAACATCTCGAACGCCGACCCGTCGTACCTTCCCGTGGCGGTGCCGCTGTGCGTCACGGCATCCGCTCTGCTCTGGATGCGCGCCCGCCGCCTCAACGTGATGGCGCTGGGGGCAGACACGGCGAACGCGCTCGGCCTGAACCACCGTCGCGAGCTCATGATCACGCTCTTCCTGGTCGCGGTGCTGATGGCGACGTCGACCGCGCTGGTCGGACCGATGACGTTCCTCGGGTTCCTCGTGGCAACGCTCGCGTATCAGTTCGCGGGATCCGACGATCATCGGCTCGTGTTGCCGGTCGCCGTGCTCACCGCGTTCACGATCCTCTCGGGCGCCTACTTCGTGATGCGCAACATCTTCTACGCGCAGGGCGTCGTGTCGATCATCATCGAGCTGATCGGCGGCGTCGTGTTCCTCATCGTCATCCTCAAGAAGGGCCGCCTGTGATCACCATCTCTGATGTGCGCCGCCAGTACTCGGACGAGGTCGCGATCGGACCCGTCGACCTCGTGATCCCCGAGGGGGGCATCGCCGCCCTCATCGGGCCGAACGGCGCCGGCAAGTCGACGCTGCTCACGATGGTCGGCCGGCTGATGGGCATGGATGCCGGAACCATCGAGATCGCGGGACTCGACGTCGCATCGACGAAGTCGGCCGACCTCGCCAAGGTCGTCTCGATCCTGCGGCAGGAGAACCACTTCGTCACCCGCCTCACCGTGCGCCAGCTCGTCGGATTCGGTCGCTTCCCGCATTCGAAGGGGCGGCTGACCAGGGCGGATGAGGAGATGATCAGCCGCTCGATCGACTTCCTCGATCTCGGGATGCTCGAGCACCGCTACCTCGACGAGCTCTCGGGCGGTCAGCGTCAGCGGGCGTACGTCGCGATGGTGCTCGCTCAGGACACCGACGTCGTGCTGCTCGACGAGCCCCTGAACAACCTCGACATGAAGCATGCGGTGACCATGATGGCCCAGCTGCGCCGTGCTGCCGACGAGCTCGGCCGCACGATCGTCATCGTGCTGCACGACATCAACTTCGCCGGGCACTACGCCGACCGCATCTGCGCCATGAAGGACGGCCAGGTCGTCGAGTTCGGAGCGCCGGCCGAGATCATGACGGACGAGGTGCTGACCCGCGTGTTCGAGACCCCCGTGCAGGTGATCGACGGGCCTCACGGCCCGCTCGCCGTGTACTACTGAGCGGTGCCGGTCGGTCCGCACGGTGTCGGTGTGAACCCGGTCAGCGGTTGCGGTGGTCTTCGGGGGCGAGGCGCGCACCGCGACGCGGCTCGCGGGACCCGGATGCCCAGATCAGGCGGATGATGCGCTGACGGTGCCCTGCCCAGGGCGCGAGCAGCTCGAGCATCCCGTCGTCATCGGTGCGGTGACCCGTCAGGGCGAACCCGACCTCGTGGGCCAGATGGTAGTCGCCGACGCTCACGGCATCGGGGTCGCCGAGGGAGCGGATGCGCGTCTCGGCGGATGTCCACACGCCTACTCCGTGCAGGCTGGTCAGCACGCGGTCGCGATCACGGCCGTCGGCGGCGGCGAGGGCCGCGCGTTCGATGCTCGCGCCGCGACGCGCGGCCGAGACGATGGTGCGCGACTGCGGCGGCTCGACCGCCGCGCGGTGCCACTGCCACGAGGGAATGCGCTGCCAGACCTCATGCGAGGGGGAGGCGAACATGGGCCGCGGCACAGGACCCGGTGCGCGTTCGCCGAACCGGCTGACGAGATACCGCCAGGCGCCGAACGCCTGCATGCCGGTCACCTTCTGCTCGATGATGGCGCACGCGAGGGCATCGAAGACGCGATCGGTGCGCGCCATCCGGATGCCGGGATGCCTGCGCGCGACCTCCTCGAGCCGAGGATGCATCGAGACGTCGAATCCGGCGTCGTCATCGTCGGAGCCGCACAGACGCGGCACGGCGTCGAGCGCCTCGGCGGCGCCGGGCCCCCACGCCGAGGCGCGCACGCCCTCGGAGCCCTGCCGGAGGCACAGCGTCGCGACACCGGCGTCCGTCCGGAACGCCATCCAGATGCGGTGGCCCTCTATGACCATCGTCGGATCCGTGCCGCCTCGGCGCAGCATGCCGACCGTCCGGCCGAGGTCCAGCGGATGCCGCGGGCGGTAGACGGACTCGCGCGCAGTCGCAGGAGCATCCGTCATCAGGGTCATGCAAGAACCCTACGCGTCGTCTCTGACATCGACTCGCGGGAGCCCAGCCTGATCGTCGAGCTCCGGGTGCCGCCTGGATGGCCTCGCCCGCAGACGGCGAAACCCCGGGTCTCGGTGAGAACCCGGGGTATCGGCGAAGAGAGGGATCAGAAGCGGTCGGGCGAGGGGGTGCCGTGTCCGTAGCGGATCGAGACGTCGGCGTGACGGTCGAAGCGGTAGCCGACGCCGCGCACCGTGCGCACGATGTCTTCGTGGCGGCCGAGCTTGGCGCGCAGGCGACGCACGTGCACGTCGATGGTGCGCTCGCCGGGGGCCTCTTCGTCAGACGATGCCTGCCACAGGGCCGAGACCAGCTCGCTGCGCTCGATCGTGCGACCCTCGCGCAGCACCAGGTACTGCAGCAGCTCGAACTCCTTGTAGGTGAACGAGGCCGACTCGCCGTCGAGCAGCACGCGCTTGCGGGAGATGTCGACGACGACGCCCGACTCCTCGTCCTTCTCCTCCTCGACCGCGGCGTTGGCGCGGGCGATGGCGCCGGGCTCGTGCAGGGCGAGCCGCACGACGTCGAGGTCGCGGCCGCCTGCCGACTGCGGCGCGAGGGCGACGGTGGCGTGCGTCTCGGCGCCGGGGGCAAGTTCCGCCAGCGTGCGACGCAGGGCGTCGACGAGCACCGGGAGGCTGACACCGGCTGAGGCGGCCTTGATCTCGTCGATGCCGACGTAGAGGGCGAAACCGCGCGGGGAGCGGACCGAGGGGAGGTCTGCGGCGGCGTCGGCGGGGGAGATGACGCGAACGGGGGCGGTGACAGGACGCTCGAGGAGGGCGGTGTTCGACATGATGATGGATCCTTCACGGATACGTGAGCCGAGGCTCTGGATGCGTTGCACGAATGACCGGACGGAGCCGGTGGAGAATGAGCGCGAAGGGTGGGCGCTCAGAGACTCGTCCTCAGATCGAGGAGAATTCAGCGAGTCAGGCTGGGTGGTTGCGCCTTAGCAACACATTCGGCAACACGTGCCAACGCGACCGGGCATCATCATCCCGGCAGTCCCGTTCGCCTCCTGGGCGGACAGAGGGCTTGCGTTGGTGGTCATGGGGGTGATTATTTCCCACCATGACCCGCCATGTCAAAACGTGACAATCCAGCGGATGAAACACGACGTAACGTTGTGGGGTGAGTTCAACCGCCGATGCCTCCGATTTCGTGTTCCAGGATGAGAAGGATGCCTCGCGCTACACCCTCACGCGCGGGGGAGAGCTGCTCAGCGTGCTCGACTACCGCGACGACGGCAGTGCCGTAGCGATGACCAGGGCGTACACGATCCCCATCCATCGAGGCCGGGGATACGCGGCGCTCGTCACCGAGCATGCCGTCTCCGACGTCGAAGCGCGCGGTGACCGCCGGATCGTCCCGGTGTGCTGGTATGTCGCCGACTGGTTCGACGCGCATTCCGACAAGCGCCACCTGCTGCGTCGCGGTGCCGATTCCTGAGCCGGAGGCGGCTGAGCGCGGCACGCCTCGGACACGATGTCGGTGGTCGTCCTTACCGTTGAGGCATGCGCATCCTGCACACCTCCGACTGGCATATCGGCCGCACCTTCCACGGGCACTCCACGCTCGCGGCGCTGGCCGACGTGCTCGACGCGCTGGTCGCGCAGGTCCGCGAGAACGCGGTCGACGTGGTGATCGTCGCGGGCGACGTGTTCGACTCCGCCACCCCAGCGGCCTCCGCATACACGCTGCTCGACGATGCGCTGCTGGCGCTGCACGAGACCGGCGCCACGGTCGTCATGACCAGCGGCAACCACGACTCCGCCGCGCGGCTCGGCTTCCACTCGCGGCTGCTGCGCGACGGCATCCACGTGCTGACCGACCCGCTCGCGATCGCCACGCCGATCACCTTGCACGACGAGCACGGGCCGGTGCACTTCTTCGGCATCCCCTACCTCGAGCCGGCCATCGTCCGCCATCACTGGGCAGATGCCGAGTCCGCGCTGCGCTCGCAGGCGCAGGTGATGACTCATGCGATGGGTCTCGTGCGCGAGGGCGTAGCGGCGCACGGGGGGCGCTCGGTCGCGGTCGCGCACTGCTTCGCGGCCGGCGTCGACGTGACCGCAGGTCTCGAGCGCGAGGTGCGTCAGGGTGGCCTCGACATGGTGCCGCTGGCATCGTTCGACGGTCCCGACTACGTCGCCCTCGGACACATCCACGGCCGTCAGCAGCTCAGCGAGCGGGTGCGCTACTCGGGCGCTCCGCTGCACTACAGCTTCGGCGAGCAGCACAAGCAGCGGGGCTCGTGGCTGGTCGACCTCGACGCCGGCGGGCTCGCAGGGGTCGAGTGGCTCGAGCTGCCTGTGCCCCGCGCACTCGTCACTCTCACCGGAACGCTCGACGAGATCCTCGCCGATGAGAACGCGGCCCATGCCGACGCGTGGGTGTGCGCGATCTACACCGACGCCGTGCCTCAGCACGAGCCGATGCGGCGGCTGCGCGAGCGGTTCCCGTTCTGCGCTCTGGTGCAGCATCAGCCCGCTGGGGCGGATGCTGCAGACGAGCGCTCCTATGCGCAGCGGCTGCGCACCGCGGTCAGCGACGTCGACCGCATCGAGGCGTTCCTCGAGCATGTACGCGGCGGGCACGGGGCGACCGATCGCGAAGCGCAGCTGATCCGCGAGGTGCTCGACGATCGCGTACGGGCCGAGGCGCTCGTCTGATGCAGCTGCATCGCCTCGAGATCGAGGGGTTCGGTCCTTTCCGCACCCGACAGACGGTCGATTTCGATGCGTTCGCCGATGACGGCATCTTCCTGATCGCGGGGCGCACCGGCGCCGGAAAGTCGTCGATCCTCGACGCTGTGTGCTTCGGGCTCTACGGTGGCGTGCCGCGCTACGACAGCGGAGACAAGCGACTGCGCAGCGATCACTCCGAGCCCGACGAACCCACCGAAGTCGTGGTCGAGTTCAGCACGGCCGGCGGGCGATACCGCGTGACACGGGCACCCGCGTACGAACGCCCGGCCAAGCGCGGCGGCGGCTTGACCACTCAGGCGGCGTCCGCGCTGCTGCAGCAGCTCGTCGACGGCGAGTGGATCGGGCTGGCGGCTCGCGCCGTCGATGTCGCCAACGAGCTGAACGACATCCTGCAGCTCACGCAAGAGCAGTTCCTGCAGGTGATCCTGCTCGCGCAGAACCGATTCGCCGACTTCCTGCTCGCCGACAGCCGCGAACGCCAGGCCCTGCTGCGGCGCCTCTTCGGCACCGAGCGCTTCTCCGACTACCAGGCGCGATTCGACGAGCGTCGGCGCGCGGCCGAGCAGGCGCTCGGCGGCAGTCGTGCGACGGTGGCCGCCCGGCTAGACGAGGCCGAGCGTATCGTCACGGAGGCAGAGCTGTGGGGCGACGACGCCGATTCCGCGCCCGCGACGACGGACGCCCGGATCGATGTGCTCCGCCGCGCCATCGCTCGCGCCGACTACCGCGTCGAGCGCTTCGGTACCGAACGCGATGTGGCAGAGAAGACGCTCACGCTCGCGGATTCGGCGCTCGCCGATCTCAGAGAGCAGCGGCACGCGCAGTCCGATCGCGATCGGGCACGCGTCGCCCTGGCAGCACTGGAGGCGCAGACGGCCGAGATCGCGGATGCCACAGCGCGGCGGGACCGCGCGCGTGTGGCCGAATCGCTGCGCACGCTCATCGCCGCCGCCTCCCGAGCATCCGCAGCGCGGGTCATCGCCGCCGAGGCCGAGGAATCCGCCCTCGCCGCGTTCTCGATCGCAGAGGCGACCGGCGACGGCCGTGCGGCTGCGTACCGCGAGTTCGCGTCCGAGCGCACGCGCGAGAGCGGAGCATGGCAGCAGGCCGCCGAGCTGGAAGCCAGCGCCGCGACGCGCGCCGCCGAGCTGGCCACCGCGCAGGCGGCAGTGGCGCAGGCATCCGGGACCCTCGCCGCGCTCGATGCAGAGCGAGAGGCGCTGCCCGCCACCATCGCCGAGCTCACCGCTGAGCGCGACGTGGCGCGGCGGGAGGGTGACCGGGCCGACACCGCCGCAGATGTCGTCGCGCTCGCCGAGCGACAGCACGCCGCCTCTCGAGAGGTCGAACGGCTCACCGCCGCGGTGGCCTCAGCGGCATCCGCCGAGTCCCACGCGTCCGACGCGCACGCACGAGCGCAGACCGTGCTGTCGCAGCTGCGCCGGCGCCGCCTCGACGGCTACGCCGGTGAGCTCGCGACCTCCCTCGTCGACGGTCAGCCGTGCGCGGTGTGCGGCGCGACCGAGCACCCGGCGCCGGCCGAGCACGCCGACCCCGTTTCCGCTGACGACATCGAGTCTGCCGAGGCTGCGCGGGACGCGGCCGCCGTCGCCGAGCGGAAGGCGTCGCGCGCCCTTGCAGAGCTCACCGCCGAGCACGCTGCCGCACTCGAGCGATCGGCCGGGCTCAGCGTCGAGGAGGCCGGCGAGAATCTCTCTCAGGCCGTGGTCGCTCGCGACGCCGCTCGGCAGGCGGCGCTCCGAGCCGAGCAGCTCGGAGCCCGACTCGACGATCTGCAGCGCGACCTCGGCGATCTCGAGCAGCGCCGCGCCACAGCGTCCGAAATCCTCGGCGGGGCGCGCACCGCGCTCTCGCTGATCGAGCAGCGCATCGCCGATTCCGACGCAGCCGTGGCGGCAGCCCGCGGCGAGCACGACAGCGTCGCCGACCGCCTTGCCGAAGCGCAGCGCGACATCGCTCTCGCGACGGCGGCAGCCGACGCGATCGACGCGCACGCGGCTGCGATCGAGCGCGAAGGGAACGCGAACGACGAGCTCGCGGCGGCCGTCGCCGGGTCGGTCTTCGACGAGGTCGCCGAGGTCGAGCAGGCGCTGCTCAGCGCCGCCGAGGTCGCTGCGCTCGACGATCGCATCACCGCGCACGCGGTCGAGATCAAGAAAGAGCGCGCCCTGCTGCTCGACCTCGAGATGCGCATGCTGCCAGATGAGCCGCTCGACCTCGAGCCGGCCGAGCATGCCGCGCAGCAGGCGCGGGCCGCGTGGCAGACCGCCGTCGACGCCGACAGCCAGGCCCGCAGCGTGCAGAAGAGCCTCACCGCGACCGTCGACTCGGCTGCTCGCGAGCACGCCGCATCCGCCGAAGCGGCGCGCGAGTTCGAGGTGCTGCGCTCGCTCGCCGACACGCTCGCCGGTCGCTCGGAGAATACGCACCGGATGACCCTCGAGACCTTCGTGCTCGCCGCCGAGCTCGAAGAGATCGTCGCGGCGGCCAACGTGCGCCTGCACGACATGTCTGACGGCCGCTATCAGCTGCGCCACTCCGACGCGCTCGCGGCTCGAGGCGCGGCATCGGGCCTCGGCATCGTCGTCTTCGACGCCTTCACCGGCCAGACCCGGCCGGCGAAGTCGCTCTCGGGCGGCGAGACGTTCCTGTCGTCGCTCGCGCTCGCCCTCGGCCTCGCCGAGGTGGTCACGGCGCGCGCCGGGGGCATCCGGCTCGACACGCTCTTCATCGACGAGGGATTCGGATCACTCGACGCCGACACGCTCGATACCGCGATGCGCACCCTCGACGAGCTGCGTCAGGGGGGTCGCACGGTCGGCGTGATCAGCCACGTCGAGGCGATGCAGGAGCAGATCCCCGCTCAGCTGACGGTGCGCACGCTGCCAGACGGTCACAGCGTCATCGACGCTCCACCCGGCGCGAGCTGACTCAGACCGCGTACTCCCGCTGCATGTGCTCCCACAGCTGGGCGCTGCACGCGGCGACGACGTCGTCCCACACCTGGGTCGCCCCGTCCTGCGCGCGGTCCGAGACCACACGCATCACGCGGATCGGCACCTCGAACTTCTGCGCGACCCAGATGAACGAGAAGGTCTCCATGTCGACCAGCACTCCGCCGAGATCGCGGATGCGCGCCACCGCGTCGGCATCGTCGACGAAGATGTCGCCGGTCGCGATGGTCACGCCGTCGCGCCCCGTCTCGACGCGCGACGGCAGCGACACGTGCTGTCCGATCACGCCGTCGAGGTCCTGCACGTCATGCTGGATCGCTGCGCTCACGTCGTAGATGCCCGACTCGACCGAGTCGTCGACGGCGCCGGCCGTGCCCACCACGACGATCTCGTCGTAGCGCTTCGCGTCGAGCGCCCGGGTCAGGCCGTAGGCGGCCATCAGCTTGCCGGGGCCGGTGACCAGCCGGTCGAAGCCGGGGAGCTCTGCGGGAAAGGCCTGAAGTTCGGATGCCAGGGCGGCGACGAGAAGTCTCACGTGCTCCATCCTCTCAGGTGGGGGAGACTGGTACCCGACGAAGGAGGCGCCATGAGCATGCAGCAGCAGATCATCCACGACCTCGGCGTGAAGCCCGAGATCGACCCCGCGGCCGAGAACGAGAAGAGGATCGGATTTCTCGTCGACTACCTGCGCGCGACTGGCGCGAGGGGTCTGGTGCTCGGCATCTCGGGCGGGCAGGACTCGACCCTCGCCGGCCGTCTCGCGCAGCTCGCCGTCGAGCGCGTGCGAGCCGAGGGCGGCGAGGCCACGTTCCTGGCGGTGCGGCTGCCGTTCCGCGTACAGGCGGATGCCGCTGACGCCGAGTCGGCGATCGACTTCGTCGCGGCCGACCGCTCGGTGACGATCAACATCCAGAACGGCGTCGACGGTATCGAGCGCGACCTCGAGGAGGGGCTCGGCGAGAGCATCACCGACTTCAACCGCGGCAACATCAAGGCGCGACTGCGGATGGTCGTGCAGTACGCGCTCGGCGGCCACGACGGTCTGCTCGTGATCGGCACGGATCACGCGGCAGAGGCAGTGACCGGCTTCTACACGAAGTTCGGCGACGGCGCTGCCGATCTGCTGCCGCTCTCAGGGCTCAACAAGCGGCAGGGACGCGCGATGCTCAAGCAGCTCGGGGCCCCGGAGCATCTGTACATGAAGGTGCCCACAGCCGACCTGCTCGACGGCGTACCAGGCCGGCCGGACGAGGACGAGCTGGGACTGACCTACGAGCAGATCGACGACTACCTCGAGGGCAAGGAGATCGCGGCCGAGGCCGCGGCGATCATCGAGCAGAAGTATCAGGCATCCCGTCACAAGAGGCACCTGCCGGTCACCCCCGCCGACGACTGGTGGCGCTGACACCCGCGCGACCGGTGATGTCCGAGCCTGCGGATAGTGTCGAAGCAGGCCGAGGAGAGGGGCATCGTGCGGGTCATCGCAGCGGAGAACCGGGTCGTCTGGAGTGCCAGCGATCTGAAGCTGGCGGCTGAGTGCGAGTTCGCGTGGGCTCGTGCCCTCGACGCCAAGCTCGGCCGGGTTCCCGCCGTCGAAGAGCCTGAGGATGCGACTCTCGAGCGCGCCGCCCGGCTCGGCGACCGGCACGAAGAGAAGGTGCTCGAGCGGTACGTCCGCGAACTGGGCGAATCGGTCGACGGCGGACCGGGCGTCGTCGTGCTTCCCAAGGTGTCGTCGGCGGATGCTGCTGAGCTGGCCGCCACGGTCGACGCCACCGAACGGGCGCTGCGCTCGGGGGCGTCGCTCGTGTTCCAGGCGGCGTTCTCGACTCCGGAGTTCGTGGGCTTCGCCGACTTCATCGCGCGCGACGAGCCCCTGCCGGGCGAGAGCAGCGGGCGCTGGCGGGTGCAGGACTCGAAGCTCGCCCGCACGGCCCGGGCGACTGCGCTCATGCAGCTCGGGGCATACGTCGACCAGCTCGATCGTCTGGGCATTCCGCGCTCAGACGAGGTCGATCTGATCCTCGGCGACGGCACGATCAGCACGCACCGTGTCGACGACCTGCTTCCCCTGTTCCATGTTCGTCGCTCCCGGCTGCGCGCGCTCATCGCCGATCGTCGGCTGGGGGACGGAGCGGCGGGTGAGCCGCTCGCCTGGGGCGACGATCGCGGCGACCTGCAGGTCACGGCGTGCGGGCGCTGCGCGACCTGCGAAGAGCAGGTGCTGGCGCACCGCGATCTGCTGATGGTCGCCCGCATGCGGCCGGTGCAGCGACAGCGACTGCGCGCCGCCGGCATCCATTCGATCGATGATCTCGCGGTCGCCGCTGCGGCTCCTGAGGGGATGAACGCCGACACCTTCA is a window of Microbacterium esteraromaticum DNA encoding:
- a CDS encoding iron chelate uptake ABC transporter family permease subunit, which produces MPTRTSSGLFPDARARRRYAIALLILVVLSAGFGLGLLAWDNPMPFGTEGFWRIAQLRFTNVLVMILVAVCQAVATVSFQTIATNRIVTPSILGFESLYRAVQTSSVYLFGITGLIAMQGLLQFGIQIAIMVALAMLLYGWLLTGRYANLQIMLLIGIVIGGGLGAIATFMQRLLTPSEFDVLAARLFGNISNADPSYLPVAVPLCVTASALLWMRARRLNVMALGADTANALGLNHRRELMITLFLVAVLMATSTALVGPMTFLGFLVATLAYQFAGSDDHRLVLPVAVLTAFTILSGAYFVMRNIFYAQGVVSIIIELIGGVVFLIVILKKGRL
- a CDS encoding ATP-binding cassette domain-containing protein, which codes for MITISDVRRQYSDEVAIGPVDLVIPEGGIAALIGPNGAGKSTLLTMVGRLMGMDAGTIEIAGLDVASTKSADLAKVVSILRQENHFVTRLTVRQLVGFGRFPHSKGRLTRADEEMISRSIDFLDLGMLEHRYLDELSGGQRQRAYVAMVLAQDTDVVLLDEPLNNLDMKHAVTMMAQLRRAADELGRTIVIVLHDINFAGHYADRICAMKDGQVVEFGAPAEIMTDEVLTRVFETPVQVIDGPHGPLAVYY
- a CDS encoding DNA-3-methyladenine glycosylase family protein, with product MTLMTDAPATARESVYRPRHPLDLGRTVGMLRRGGTDPTMVIEGHRIWMAFRTDAGVATLCLRQGSEGVRASAWGPGAAEALDAVPRLCGSDDDDAGFDVSMHPRLEEVARRHPGIRMARTDRVFDALACAIIEQKVTGMQAFGAWRYLVSRFGERAPGPVPRPMFASPSHEVWQRIPSWQWHRAAVEPPQSRTIVSAARRGASIERAALAAADGRDRDRVLTSLHGVGVWTSAETRIRSLGDPDAVSVGDYHLAHEVGFALTGHRTDDDGMLELLAPWAGHRQRIIRLIWASGSREPRRGARLAPEDHRNR
- a CDS encoding winged helix-turn-helix domain-containing protein, giving the protein MSNTALLERPVTAPVRVISPADAAADLPSVRSPRGFALYVGIDEIKAASAGVSLPVLVDALRRTLAELAPGAETHATVALAPQSAGGRDLDVVRLALHEPGAIARANAAVEEEKDEESGVVVDISRKRVLLDGESASFTYKEFELLQYLVLREGRTIERSELVSALWQASSDEEAPGERTIDVHVRRLRAKLGRHEDIVRTVRGVGYRFDRHADVSIRYGHGTPSPDRF
- a CDS encoding N-acetyltransferase, giving the protein MSSTADASDFVFQDEKDASRYTLTRGGELLSVLDYRDDGSAVAMTRAYTIPIHRGRGYAALVTEHAVSDVEARGDRRIVPVCWYVADWFDAHSDKRHLLRRGADS
- a CDS encoding exonuclease SbcCD subunit D, with amino-acid sequence MRILHTSDWHIGRTFHGHSTLAALADVLDALVAQVRENAVDVVIVAGDVFDSATPAASAYTLLDDALLALHETGATVVMTSGNHDSAARLGFHSRLLRDGIHVLTDPLAIATPITLHDEHGPVHFFGIPYLEPAIVRHHWADAESALRSQAQVMTHAMGLVREGVAAHGGRSVAVAHCFAAGVDVTAGLEREVRQGGLDMVPLASFDGPDYVALGHIHGRQQLSERVRYSGAPLHYSFGEQHKQRGSWLVDLDAGGLAGVEWLELPVPRALVTLTGTLDEILADENAAHADAWVCAIYTDAVPQHEPMRRLRERFPFCALVQHQPAGADAADERSYAQRLRTAVSDVDRIEAFLEHVRGGHGATDREAQLIREVLDDRVRAEALV
- a CDS encoding AAA family ATPase, which codes for MQLHRLEIEGFGPFRTRQTVDFDAFADDGIFLIAGRTGAGKSSILDAVCFGLYGGVPRYDSGDKRLRSDHSEPDEPTEVVVEFSTAGGRYRVTRAPAYERPAKRGGGLTTQAASALLQQLVDGEWIGLAARAVDVANELNDILQLTQEQFLQVILLAQNRFADFLLADSRERQALLRRLFGTERFSDYQARFDERRRAAEQALGGSRATVAARLDEAERIVTEAELWGDDADSAPATTDARIDVLRRAIARADYRVERFGTERDVAEKTLTLADSALADLREQRHAQSDRDRARVALAALEAQTAEIADATARRDRARVAESLRTLIAAASRASAARVIAAEAEESALAAFSIAEATGDGRAAAYREFASERTRESGAWQQAAELEASAATRAAELATAQAAVAQASGTLAALDAEREALPATIAELTAERDVARREGDRADTAADVVALAERQHAASREVERLTAAVASAASAESHASDAHARAQTVLSQLRRRRLDGYAGELATSLVDGQPCAVCGATEHPAPAEHADPVSADDIESAEAARDAAAVAERKASRALAELTAEHAAALERSAGLSVEEAGENLSQAVVARDAARQAALRAEQLGARLDDLQRDLGDLEQRRATASEILGGARTALSLIEQRIADSDAAVAAARGEHDSVADRLAEAQRDIALATAAADAIDAHAAAIEREGNANDELAAAVAGSVFDEVAEVEQALLSAAEVAALDDRITAHAVEIKKERALLLDLEMRMLPDEPLDLEPAEHAAQQARAAWQTAVDADSQARSVQKSLTATVDSAAREHAASAEAAREFEVLRSLADTLAGRSENTHRMTLETFVLAAELEEIVAAANVRLHDMSDGRYQLRHSDALAARGAASGLGIVVFDAFTGQTRPAKSLSGGETFLSSLALALGLAEVVTARAGGIRLDTLFIDEGFGSLDADTLDTAMRTLDELRQGGRTVGVISHVEAMQEQIPAQLTVRTLPDGHSVIDAPPGAS
- a CDS encoding nucleoside phosphorylase — encoded protein: MRLLVAALASELQAFPAELPGFDRLVTGPGKLMAAYGLTRALDAKRYDEIVVVGTAGAVDDSVESGIYDVSAAIQHDVQDLDGVIGQHVSLPSRVETGRDGVTIATGDIFVDDADAVARIRDLGGVLVDMETFSFIWVAQKFEVPIRVMRVVSDRAQDGATQVWDDVVAACSAQLWEHMQREYAV
- the nadE gene encoding ammonia-dependent NAD(+) synthetase, which produces MSMQQQIIHDLGVKPEIDPAAENEKRIGFLVDYLRATGARGLVLGISGGQDSTLAGRLAQLAVERVRAEGGEATFLAVRLPFRVQADAADAESAIDFVAADRSVTINIQNGVDGIERDLEEGLGESITDFNRGNIKARLRMVVQYALGGHDGLLVIGTDHAAEAVTGFYTKFGDGAADLLPLSGLNKRQGRAMLKQLGAPEHLYMKVPTADLLDGVPGRPDEDELGLTYEQIDDYLEGKEIAAEAAAIIEQKYQASRHKRHLPVTPADDWWR